In the genome of bacterium, the window GAGCGTTCGGGCCAGAACGTCGAAGGTGCTCAGCCACGCGCGGGCCGTGAGATACGTCTGGCGCTCGCGCGGTAACCCGTTCGAACCGCCCGTCTTCCAAGTGCCCCAAGAACAACGCCCGGACCCGTCGGGCGTCCGCCTCCGACAGTTCCCCACCTCTGACCGTCCGCCCAAGGGCGGAGAAGAGCTCGACTTCCACAAGGTCGCTGACCGCAAGCGCGCCCCCCCCCGTTGGACGAGCGCTTGAACGACCCCGCTGAGCGGCGCGGGCCAGTAGTACGGACCGACGACGCTGGTATCGAGGTAGATCAGAATCGTTCCTTCCGTCGACTGGCAACGATCGTCCGACTGATCGGCCCGCCCTCCACGCGAAGCGACGCGCGGAACGCGGTCAGGTCGGGCAGGCGCCGTCGCACGCGGGCAGGCGGGACCATACGCGCCACTTCTTTGCCACGTCTGAGAATGGCAACTTCCTCCCCGGCGGCGACACGATCCAGCAACGCGCGCAGCTGAGCTCGCGCATCGCGCGCATTCATGGCTTTCATCGGTGCGGCCCTCCCAGTATGTGTACATATGTAATGTACATGACTCCCCGTCGGGGTCAAGGGGATCATGATCGTTCGATCCGCAACGCGGGTGCGGCACGGCGATTCGCGGTCCACGCCACGCCCGATAAACCGTCGAACAGGAACGATCCGTTCCGCCCGTACTGTGCTTTCTTCGTGTCCCGGCGTTTGGCTTCCGGTCGAGGCCGCCGATTTCGCCGTCGAGGTGGGCGAATCCGTGGCTGCTGAGAGAAACGCCCGGAGCTGCGCGCCATGCGCACAACGGGCCCTTCGCGCCGTGCGGTCTCTTGCCGCTCCCGCGACGCGTGGCGTATAATTTCAGGCGTGATGGCGCCTCGCGCTCCCTCCGCCGCGCCGGACCCGTTCTGCGCCGACACCGGCGGAGCCGCCCCCGTTGCCTCCGCGGAG includes:
- a CDS encoding type II toxin-antitoxin system prevent-host-death family antitoxin; this encodes MKAMNARDARAQLRALLDRVAAGEEVAILRRGKEVARMVPPARVRRRLPDLTAFRASLRVEGGPISRTIVASRRKERF